A stretch of the Acidobacteriota bacterium genome encodes the following:
- the dnaJ gene encoding molecular chaperone DnaJ, whose product MSTSTRDYYEVLGVARDASADEIKAAYRKAALRHHPDKNPGDAASEERFKAAAEAYSVLSDPDKRARFDRFGPEGVRGAGGPGFDPTQFVDFADILGDFFGFGGESSRAARRNGEDLKADVTIPFEDAAFGAEISVPLQRFEACEACRGRGGKGGASAATCPTCRGQGRVQFRQGFFAVARPCPECSGSGEKVKDACPECRGEGRVRKSRTLTIGIPAGVDDGARLRLTAEGNSPRPGGRPGDLYVLVSVAPHEIFRRDGSDVILAWAVPFHLAAMGGSMKVPTLHGDATFDLPAGTAAGRVFTLKGKGIPRLDGRGKGDQHVLVTIRVPKKMTHAQKEAVEKLAAAFDGESGAPTKDEKGFFERLKDFLGT is encoded by the coding sequence GTGAGCACGTCCACCCGCGACTATTACGAAGTGCTGGGCGTCGCCCGTGACGCGTCGGCCGACGAGATCAAGGCCGCGTACCGCAAGGCAGCCCTCCGGCACCACCCGGACAAGAACCCGGGCGACGCCGCCTCCGAGGAGCGCTTCAAGGCGGCCGCCGAGGCCTACTCCGTCCTCTCCGACCCGGACAAGCGTGCGCGCTTCGACCGCTTCGGCCCCGAGGGCGTGCGGGGAGCCGGCGGCCCGGGCTTCGACCCGACCCAGTTCGTGGACTTTGCCGACATCCTCGGCGACTTCTTCGGCTTCGGAGGCGAGTCCTCTCGCGCCGCCCGGCGTAACGGGGAAGACCTCAAGGCCGACGTCACGATCCCGTTCGAGGACGCCGCGTTCGGCGCGGAGATCTCCGTCCCGCTCCAGCGCTTCGAAGCCTGCGAGGCGTGCCGCGGGCGCGGCGGCAAAGGCGGGGCGTCCGCGGCGACGTGCCCGACGTGCCGCGGCCAGGGCCGCGTCCAGTTCCGCCAGGGCTTCTTCGCCGTCGCGCGGCCGTGCCCCGAGTGTTCGGGCTCGGGGGAGAAGGTGAAAGACGCCTGCCCCGAGTGCAGGGGCGAGGGCCGGGTCCGGAAGTCGCGCACGCTCACCATCGGAATCCCGGCCGGCGTCGACGACGGCGCGCGGCTGCGCCTGACGGCCGAGGGCAACTCGCCGCGGCCCGGCGGGCGCCCCGGCGACCTGTACGTCCTCGTCTCCGTGGCGCCGCACGAGATCTTCCGGCGCGACGGCAGCGACGTGATCCTCGCGTGGGCCGTCCCGTTTCACCTCGCGGCGATGGGCGGCTCGATGAAGGTGCCGACGCTCCACGGTGACGCGACGTTCGACCTGCCCGCCGGCACGGCGGCGGGTCGCGTCTTCACGCTCAAGGGCAAGGGCATTCCGCGGCTCGACGGCCGCGGCAAGGGCGACCAGCACGTCCTCGTCACGATCCGCGTGCCGAAGAAGATGACGCACGCGCAGAAGGAGGCCGTCGAGAAGCTCGCGGCCGCGTTCGACGGCGAATCCGGCGCGCCGACGAAGGACGAGAAGGGCTTCTTCGAGCGGCTGAAGGACTTCTTGGGGACGTGA
- the dnaK gene encoding molecular chaperone DnaK translates to MAKVLGIDLGTTNSCVAVVEVGSPQVVPNREGARTTPSIVGFTEDGERLVGQIAKRQAITNPTQTIYAVKRLIGRKWTDAEVKHAREHLSYTLVEATNSDVKIRVRDRDYSPEEIAAFVLREIKDFCEEALGEEIKEAIITVPAYFDDSQRQATRDAGRIAGLEVLRIINEPTAAALAYGLEKNRKQETIAVYDLGGGTFDISILRIDNGMFEVLSTSGDTFLGGEDFDRAIMDWLLAEFLQSSGIDLRQDRLALQRLKEAAEKAKCELSSALETMVALPFIASDASGPKHINKLLTRDTFEALAADLIARTEGPCKNALEAAGLSPDQVDTVLLVGGQTRTPKVQQMVETIFGKPPNRSINPDEVVAVGAAIQAGILRGDIKDLVLLDVTPLSLGLETHGGIFVKLIERNSTIPTKNTQIFTTVADNQTTVEIHVLQGERDIAKENKSLGKFQLVGIPASAKGVPQVEVTFAIDSSGIVNVSAKDLATGKAQGLQINPAGGLSQTEIEKIIEEAASNKAADSKRKEIRQLKNKLEGMIAANDRIFREFGNLLQPDEKDRVQRTLENAREVLTGDERGPIDDAMIDMKGVSRILTQAMLYKPESKERRGSGDSDKNAEKPA, encoded by the coding sequence TTGGCTAAGGTACTCGGGATCGACCTCGGCACCACGAACTCCTGCGTCGCCGTGGTGGAGGTGGGCTCGCCCCAGGTCGTCCCCAACCGCGAGGGCGCGCGCACGACGCCGTCCATCGTCGGCTTCACGGAGGACGGCGAGCGCCTCGTCGGGCAGATCGCGAAACGCCAGGCGATCACGAATCCGACTCAGACGATCTACGCCGTCAAGCGCCTCATCGGCCGCAAGTGGACGGACGCCGAGGTCAAGCACGCCCGCGAGCACCTCTCGTACACGCTCGTCGAGGCGACGAACAGCGACGTGAAGATCCGCGTCCGGGACCGGGACTACTCGCCGGAGGAGATCGCCGCGTTCGTCCTGCGCGAGATCAAGGATTTCTGCGAGGAAGCGCTCGGCGAGGAGATCAAGGAAGCGATCATCACGGTCCCGGCGTACTTCGACGACTCGCAGCGGCAGGCCACGCGCGACGCGGGCCGCATCGCCGGCCTCGAGGTCCTCCGCATCATCAACGAGCCGACCGCCGCGGCGCTCGCCTACGGGCTCGAGAAGAACCGGAAGCAGGAGACGATCGCCGTTTACGACCTCGGCGGCGGCACGTTCGACATCTCGATCCTCCGGATCGACAACGGGATGTTCGAGGTCCTCTCGACGTCGGGCGACACGTTCCTCGGCGGCGAGGACTTCGACCGCGCGATCATGGACTGGCTCCTCGCGGAGTTCCTGCAGTCGAGCGGGATCGACCTCCGGCAGGACAGGCTCGCCCTCCAGCGCCTCAAGGAGGCCGCCGAGAAGGCCAAGTGCGAGCTCTCCTCCGCTCTCGAGACGATGGTGGCGCTCCCGTTCATCGCGTCGGACGCGTCGGGCCCGAAGCACATCAACAAGCTGCTCACGCGCGACACGTTCGAGGCGCTCGCCGCCGACCTCATCGCGCGGACCGAAGGCCCCTGCAAGAACGCTCTCGAGGCCGCCGGTCTTTCGCCGGACCAGGTGGACACGGTCCTTCTCGTCGGCGGCCAGACGCGCACGCCGAAGGTCCAGCAGATGGTGGAGACGATCTTCGGGAAGCCTCCGAACCGCTCGATCAACCCCGACGAGGTCGTCGCCGTCGGCGCGGCGATCCAGGCGGGCATCCTGCGCGGCGACATCAAGGACCTCGTCCTTCTCGACGTCACGCCCCTCTCCCTCGGACTCGAGACGCACGGCGGCATCTTCGTGAAGCTCATCGAGCGCAACTCGACGATCCCGACGAAGAACACTCAGATCTTCACGACGGTCGCCGACAACCAGACGACGGTCGAGATCCACGTCCTGCAGGGCGAGCGCGACATCGCCAAGGAGAACAAGTCCCTCGGCAAGTTCCAGCTCGTCGGCATCCCGGCCTCGGCCAAGGGCGTGCCCCAGGTCGAGGTCACGTTCGCGATCGACTCGTCCGGCATCGTGAACGTCTCCGCGAAGGACCTCGCGACCGGCAAGGCCCAGGGCCTCCAGATCAACCCGGCCGGCGGCCTCTCGCAGACCGAGATCGAGAAGATCATCGAAGAGGCGGCCTCGAACAAGGCGGCGGACTCCAAGCGCAAGGAGATCCGCCAGCTCAAGAACAAGCTCGAGGGAATGATCGCCGCGAACGACCGGATCTTCCGGGAGTTCGGGAATCTCCTCCAGCCCGACGAGAAGGATCGCGTCCAGCGCACGCTCGAGAACGCCCGGGAGGTCCTGACTGGGGACGAGCGCGGGCCGATCGACGACGCGATGATCGACATGAAGGGCGTCTCGCGCATCCTCACGCAGGCGATGCTCTACAAGCCGGAGTCCAAGGAGCGCCGCGGCAGCGGCGATTCGGACAAGAACGCCGAGAAACCGGCCTGA
- the grpE gene encoding nucleotide exchange factor GrpE: MTGRKRRDEDDGIIFLETESRDAVAKALEEAERAIEAVEERHRQKLDESAATRVPEAPPEPPAPPVPQPDPRIAAIEAELKAAIDRARRAHDELEGIKERAIRSEEETGRLREALLRKSADFDNLKRRTEKDKADYFKFALADTFHDLLGVLDNFERALAHRGDASSEDFQAGIDMIARQLGESLRKYGLVEVPALGLPFDPNVHEAVVKEETTDTAPGTVLEVFQRGYLLNERLLRPARVKVAGAPGKENGTAKEAALG; this comes from the coding sequence GTGACCGGACGCAAGAGGCGCGACGAGGACGACGGGATCATCTTCCTCGAAACCGAGAGCCGCGACGCCGTCGCGAAGGCGCTCGAGGAAGCCGAGCGCGCGATCGAGGCCGTCGAGGAGCGCCACCGCCAGAAGCTCGACGAGTCCGCGGCGACCCGCGTGCCGGAGGCGCCTCCCGAACCTCCTGCGCCGCCGGTGCCGCAGCCGGACCCGCGCATCGCGGCGATCGAGGCCGAGCTGAAGGCCGCGATCGACCGCGCCCGCCGCGCCCACGACGAGCTCGAGGGCATTAAGGAGCGCGCGATCCGCTCCGAGGAAGAGACCGGCCGCCTGCGCGAGGCGCTCCTGCGCAAGTCGGCGGACTTCGACAACCTCAAGCGTCGCACCGAGAAGGACAAGGCGGACTACTTCAAGTTCGCCCTCGCCGACACGTTCCACGACCTGCTCGGCGTCCTCGACAACTTCGAGCGCGCGCTCGCGCACCGCGGCGACGCGTCGAGCGAGGACTTCCAGGCGGGCATCGACATGATCGCCCGCCAGCTCGGCGAGTCCCTGCGCAAGTACGGCCTCGTCGAGGTGCCGGCGCTCGGCCTGCCGTTCGACCCGAACGTTCACGAGGCCGTCGTGAAGGAAGAGACGACCGACACGGCCCCAGGCACCGTCCTCGAGGTGTTCCAGCGGGGTTATTTGCTGAACGAACGCCTCCTGAGGCCCGCGCGCGTCAAGGTTGCAGGAGCGCCGGGCAAGGAGAACGGGACCGCGAAGGAGGCCGCTCTTGGCTAA
- the hrcA gene encoding heat-inducible transcription repressor HrcA — protein sequence MDGRSREVLASVIVAYIESAVPVSSRQLTKGGKFGLSSASLRNAMADLEDLGFLTHPHVSAGRVPTDLGYRAFVRELMTTRLPSAEERARIAEELAPEPFETDRFFQATSRVLFRLTGEVGVVAAPASARFVLDSVHFTRLTDRRILVAEVSDAGLVESRLIETRDDFAQAELDAISRRLTVDYAGKTLDEIRALLLEALAEEKVRMDHALGRTLELGRRAFAEGRPEGDAVFVDGTESLLEKPEFRGDVEALKRMFRAFEEKARLVNLLTDCLSFSGARVVIGSDSVFTGETQTAVVTVPYRKGDRVLGALGVVGPRRMEYERVVPLVEELGRYVSHRLTEGAA from the coding sequence TTGGACGGCCGATCCCGCGAGGTGCTCGCGTCGGTGATCGTCGCGTACATCGAAAGCGCGGTCCCGGTGTCCTCGCGTCAGCTCACGAAGGGCGGGAAGTTCGGCCTCTCGTCGGCCTCGCTGCGCAACGCGATGGCCGACCTCGAGGATCTCGGATTCCTCACGCACCCCCACGTCTCGGCCGGGCGCGTCCCGACGGACCTGGGCTACCGCGCGTTCGTGCGCGAGCTCATGACGACGCGCCTCCCGAGCGCGGAGGAGCGCGCCCGGATCGCCGAGGAGCTGGCTCCCGAGCCCTTCGAAACGGATCGGTTCTTCCAGGCGACGTCCCGCGTCCTCTTCCGGCTCACGGGAGAGGTCGGGGTCGTGGCGGCGCCCGCGTCCGCGCGCTTCGTCCTCGACTCGGTCCATTTCACGCGCCTCACGGACCGGCGGATCCTCGTGGCCGAGGTTTCCGACGCCGGCCTGGTCGAGAGCCGCCTGATCGAGACGCGCGACGACTTCGCGCAGGCCGAGCTCGACGCCATCTCGCGCCGCCTGACCGTGGACTACGCGGGGAAGACGCTCGACGAGATCCGCGCCCTCCTCCTCGAGGCCCTCGCCGAGGAGAAGGTCCGGATGGATCACGCGCTCGGCCGCACCCTCGAGCTCGGGCGGCGGGCCTTCGCGGAAGGCCGTCCCGAGGGCGACGCCGTCTTCGTCGACGGCACCGAGTCGCTGCTCGAGAAGCCGGAGTTCCGGGGTGACGTCGAAGCGCTCAAGAGGATGTTCCGTGCGTTCGAGGAGAAGGCGCGGCTCGTGAACCTCCTGACGGACTGCCTGTCGTTCTCCGGTGCCCGGGTCGTGATCGGCTCGGACAGCGTCTTCACCGGCGAGACGCAGACGGCCGTGGTCACCGTGCCGTATCGCAAGGGCGACCGCGTCCTCGGGGCGCTTGGCGTCGTCGGCCCGCGCCGGATGGAGTACGAACGCGTCGTGCCTCTCGTCGAGGAGCTCGGCCGCTACGTGAGCCACCGGCTCACGGAGGGCGCCGCGTGA